A section of the Pseudomonas sp. FP453 genome encodes:
- a CDS encoding retention module-containing protein — translation MSSVAVVKSIVGQVFAVSPEGIRRLLVEGDRLFAGEQVDTGAAGAVSLELADGRTIDLGRDTQWSANAPDSVTDLSAATAQAAPSVAELQQAIAAGADPTQDLEATAAGPTSAGADGAAGGGHSFVVLEATAGVVDPTIGYPTTGLNAGDAVGTTQTGATDTNGPDARSVTITLTATPSITEAGGVVVYTVFITQAPTSDLTVTLSNGLSVVIAAGQTSGALNVTFAGNDTPYLDASSISATITGTAGGGNLIITTDPAPAVTQINDTIDTTTVTLTATPSVNEGGQIVYTATVNNPAQTDVVIKLSNNTTITIEAGKSSGTVSVDTPANLADGKDLAVSVTITGATGGNYEDLAINPAPATSTVVAVDDPSVLAPDTNTIAEDGVATGNVLSNDSDIDNVLSVATFQVGGNTYNAGQTATIEGVGSITIGADGAYTFTPVKDYNGEVPTIGYTTNTGSSSTLNVTVTPVNDAPVIEVTGNTLVENTAVAGTVAGTFVARDAETPAAQLKVVFTGDSNKDGYYAIVDNNVVLTQKGADFVNAGNQLPQIDLTVTDPEGLNSNGAAQPTVTLQNDVPVIEVVANTIVEDTATAGTVAGTFVAKDEETPRDGLTISFTPGTNDAGYYAIVGNNVVLTQAGANFVNAGNQLPKIDLTVTDPQGANSTGSDQPVVTLQNDVPVITVVANTLEENSAVEGTVAGTFVAKDEETPRDGLTISFTPGSNTQGYYAIVGNNVVLTKEGADFVNAGNQLPKIDLTVTDPEGLNSKGSDQPVVNLHNDVPVITVVANTLEENSAVEGTVAGTFVAKDEETPRDGLTISFTPGTNDAGYYAIVGNNVVLTQAGANFVNAGNQLPKIDLTVTDPEGLNSKGSDQPVVNLHNDVPVITVVANTLEENSAVEGTVAGTFVAKDEETPRDGLTISFTPGTNDAGYYAIVGNNVVLTQAGANFVNAGNQLPKIDLTVTDPEGLNSKGSDQPVVNLHNDVPVITVVANTLEENSAVEGTVAGTFVAKDEETPRDGLTISFTPGSNDAGYYAIVGNNVVLTQAGANFVNAGNQLPKIDLTVTDPEGLNSKGSDQPVVNLHNDVPVITVVANTLEENSAVEGTVAGTFVAKDEETPRDGLTISFTPGSNEAGYYAIVGNNVVLTQAGANFVNAGNQLPKIDLTVTDPEGLNSKGSDQPVVNLHNDVPVITVVANTLEENSAVEGTVAGTFVAKDEETPRDGLTISFTPGSNEAGYYAIVGNNVVLTQAGANFVNAGNQLPKIDLTVTDPEGLNSKGSDQPVVNLHNDVPVITVVANTLEENSAVEGTVAGTFVAKDEETPRDGLTISFTPGTNDAGYYAIVGNNVVLTQAGANFVNAGNQLPKIDLTVTDPEGLNSKGSDQPVVNLHNDVPVITVVANTLEENSAVEGTVAGTFVAKDEETPRDGLTISFTPGSNTQGYYAIVGNNVVLTKEGADFVNAGNQLPKIDLTVTDPEGLNSKGSDQPVVNLHNDVPVITVVANTLEENSAVEGTVAGTFVAKDEETPRDGLTISFTPGSNTQGYYAIVGNNVVLTKEGADFVNAGNQLPKIDLTVTDPEGLNSKGSDQPVVNLHNDVPVITVVANTLEENSAVEGTVAGTFVAKDEETPRDGLTISFTPGSNDAGYYAIVGNNVVLTKEGADFVNAGNQLPKIDLTVTDPEGLNSKGSDQPVVNLHNDVPVITVVANTLEENSAVEGTVAGTFVAKDEETPRDGLTISFTPGTNTQGYYAIVGNNVVLTKEGADFVNAGNQLPKIDLTVTDPEGLNSKGSDQPVVNLHNDVPVITVVANTLEENSAVEAPSPVPSLPKMKNPTDGLTISFTPGSNDAGYYAIVGNNVVLTKEVLTSSMLATSCRRST, via the coding sequence ATGAGCAGCGTTGCGGTCGTCAAAAGCATTGTCGGTCAAGTGTTTGCGGTATCCCCGGAAGGGATTCGTCGCCTGCTTGTAGAAGGGGATCGTCTGTTCGCCGGTGAGCAGGTTGATACGGGCGCAGCGGGCGCCGTGTCCCTGGAACTGGCTGATGGCCGTACCATCGACCTGGGCCGTGACACTCAGTGGAGCGCAAACGCTCCTGACTCCGTCACCGACCTCAGCGCCGCCACCGCTCAAGCCGCACCGTCCGTTGCCGAACTGCAGCAAGCCATCGCTGCCGGTGCCGACCCGACCCAAGACCTCGAAGCCACCGCAGCCGGCCCGACGTCTGCCGGCGCCGACGGCGCGGCTGGCGGCGGCCACAGCTTTGTCGTGCTGGAAGCCACCGCAGGCGTGGTTGACCCCACCATTGGCTACCCGACGACCGGCTTGAATGCCGGTGACGCAGTGGGCACCACCCAAACCGGCGCCACCGACACCAATGGCCCCGATGCGCGCAGCGTCACCATCACCCTGACCGCCACGCCGAGCATCACCGAAGCCGGTGGCGTTGTGGTCTACACCGTATTCATCACCCAGGCGCCGACCAGCGACCTGACCGTTACCTTGTCCAACGGCCTCTCCGTGGTGATCGCTGCCGGCCAGACCTCGGGCGCGCTGAACGTCACGTTCGCGGGTAACGACACGCCTTACCTGGACGCCTCGTCGATCTCCGCGACCATCACCGGCACCGCCGGCGGCGGCAACCTGATCATCACCACTGACCCGGCGCCAGCGGTTACCCAGATCAACGACACCATCGACACCACCACCGTCACACTGACCGCGACCCCGTCGGTGAATGAAGGCGGCCAGATCGTCTATACCGCGACCGTGAACAACCCGGCGCAGACCGACGTCGTCATCAAGCTGTCCAACAACACCACCATCACCATCGAGGCCGGTAAATCCTCCGGCACGGTCAGCGTCGACACGCCTGCCAACCTGGCGGATGGCAAAGACCTTGCCGTCAGTGTCACGATCACCGGCGCGACTGGTGGCAACTACGAAGACCTGGCGATCAACCCTGCGCCAGCGACTTCGACCGTTGTTGCTGTGGATGATCCGAGCGTATTGGCGCCGGATACCAACACAATCGCCGAAGATGGCGTCGCCACTGGCAACGTGCTGAGCAACGACAGCGACATCGACAACGTGTTGAGCGTGGCCACCTTCCAGGTGGGCGGCAACACCTATAACGCCGGCCAAACGGCCACTATCGAAGGCGTGGGTAGCATCACCATTGGTGCCGATGGCGCCTACACCTTTACCCCGGTCAAGGATTACAACGGTGAAGTGCCAACCATTGGCTACACCACCAACACCGGCTCCAGCAGCACGCTGAATGTGACGGTGACACCGGTGAACGATGCGCCGGTGATCGAAGTGACGGGCAACACCCTGGTCGAAAACACCGCCGTCGCCGGCACTGTGGCGGGCACCTTTGTGGCCCGCGATGCAGAAACGCCAGCTGCCCAGCTGAAGGTCGTGTTTACGGGCGACAGCAATAAGGATGGCTACTACGCCATCGTCGATAACAATGTCGTGCTGACCCAGAAGGGCGCGGACTTTGTGAATGCCGGTAATCAACTGCCGCAGATCGACCTGACTGTCACCGACCCAGAAGGTCTGAACTCCAACGGCGCCGCTCAACCTACCGTCACACTGCAAAACGATGTGCCGGTGATTGAGGTGGTTGCCAATACCATCGTTGAAGACACCGCTACAGCGGGCACCGTCGCCGGTACCTTCGTTGCGAAAGACGAAGAGACGCCGCGCGATGGCCTGACCATCAGCTTCACGCCGGGCACCAACGACGCGGGCTACTACGCCATCGTTGGTAACAACGTTGTGCTGACCCAGGCGGGCGCGAACTTCGTTAACGCTGGTAACCAGCTGCCGAAGATCGACTTGACGGTTACTGACCCTCAGGGCGCGAACTCCACCGGTTCTGACCAGCCCGTCGTCACCCTGCAAAACGATGTGCCGGTGATCACTGTTGTCGCCAACACCCTGGAAGAAAACTCGGCCGTAGAAGGCACCGTCGCCGGTACCTTCGTTGCCAAAGATGAAGAAACCCCACGTGATGGCCTGACCATCAGCTTTACGCCGGGCAGCAACACGCAGGGTTACTACGCCATCGTTGGCAACAACGTTGTGCTGACCAAAGAAGGTGCTGACTTCGTCAATGCTGGCAACCAGCTGCCGAAGATTGACCTGACCGTTACCGACCCAGAAGGCCTGAACTCCAAAGGTTCCGACCAACCAGTGGTTAACCTGCACAACGATGTGCCGGTGATCACCGTTGTCGCCAACACCCTGGAAGAGAACTCGGCCGTAGAAGGCACCGTCGCCGGTACCTTCGTTGCCAAAGACGAAGAGACCCCACGCGACGGCCTGACCATCAGCTTCACTCCAGGCACCAACGACGCTGGCTACTACGCCATTGTTGGCAACAACGTCGTGCTGACCCAAGCGGGCGCGAACTTCGTCAACGCTGGCAATCAACTGCCAAAAATCGACCTGACTGTCACCGACCCAGAAGGCCTGAACTCCAAAGGTTCCGACCAGCCAGTGGTCAACCTGCATAACGATGTGCCGGTGATCACTGTTGTCGCTAACACCCTGGAAGAGAACTCGGCCGTAGAAGGCACCGTCGCCGGTACCTTCGTTGCGAAAGACGAAGAGACGCCGCGCGATGGCCTGACCATCAGCTTCACTCCAGGCACCAACGACGCTGGCTACTACGCCATTGTTGGCAACAACGTCGTGCTGACCCAAGCGGGCGCGAACTTCGTTAACGCTGGCAATCAACTGCCGAAGATTGACCTGACCGTTACCGACCCAGAAGGCCTGAACTCCAAGGGTTCCGACCAACCAGTGGTTAACCTGCACAACGATGTGCCGGTGATCACTGTTGTCGCCAACACCCTGGAAGAGAACTCGGCCGTAGAAGGCACCGTCGCCGGTACCTTCGTTGCCAAAGACGAAGAGACGCCGCGCGACGGCCTGACCATCAGCTTCACTCCGGGCAGCAACGACGCGGGCTACTACGCCATCGTTGGTAACAACGTGGTGCTGACCCAGGCGGGCGCGAACTTCGTCAACGCTGGCAATCAACTGCCAAAAATCGACCTGACTGTCACCGACCCAGAAGGCCTGAACTCCAAAGGTTCCGACCAACCAGTGGTTAACCTGCACAACGATGTGCCGGTGATCACCGTTGTCGCGAACACCCTGGAAGAAAACTCGGCCGTTGAGGGTACCGTCGCTGGTACTTTCGTTGCCAAAGATGAAGAAACCCCACGTGATGGCCTGACCATCAGCTTCACGCCGGGCAGCAACGAAGCTGGCTACTACGCCATCGTTGGTAACAACGTCGTGCTGACCCAAGCGGGCGCGAACTTCGTTAACGCTGGCAATCAACTGCCGAAGATTGACCTGACCGTTACCGACCCAGAAGGCCTGAACTCCAAGGGTTCCGACCAGCCAGTGGTTAACCTGCATAACGATGTGCCGGTGATCACTGTTGTTGCGAACACCCTGGAAGAGAACTCGGCCGTAGAAGGCACCGTCGCCGGTACCTTCGTTGCCAAAGACGAAGAGACTCCACGTGACGGCCTGACCATCAGCTTCACGCCGGGCAGCAACGAAGCTGGCTACTACGCCATCGTTGGTAACAACGTCGTGCTGACCCAAGCGGGCGCGAACTTCGTTAACGCGGGTAACCAGCTGCCAAAAATCGACCTGACCGTTACCGATCCAGAAGGCCTGAACTCCAAAGGTTCCGACCAGCCAGTGGTCAACCTGCATAACGACGTGCCGGTGATCACCGTTGTCGCCAACACCCTGGAAGAGAACTCGGCCGTAGAAGGCACCGTCGCCGGTACCTTCGTTGCCAAAGACGAAGAGACCCCACGCGACGGCCTGACTATCAGCTTCACGCCAGGCACCAACGACGCGGGCTACTACGCCATCGTTGGCAACAACGTCGTGCTGACCCAAGCGGGCGCGAACTTCGTTAACGCTGGCAATCAACTGCCGAAGATTGACCTGACCGTTACCGACCCAGAAGGCCTGAACTCCAAAGGTTCCGACCAACCAGTGGTCAACCTGCACAACGACGTGCCGGTGATCACCGTTGTCGCCAACACCCTGGAAGAGAACTCGGCCGTAGAAGGCACCGTCGCCGGTACGTTCGTCGCCAAAGACGAAGAGACTCCACGTGATGGCCTGACCATCAGCTTTACGCCGGGCAGCAACACGCAGGGTTACTACGCCATCGTTGGCAACAACGTTGTGCTGACCAAAGAAGGTGCTGACTTCGTCAATGCTGGCAACCAGCTGCCGAAGATCGACCTGACTGTTACCGACCCAGAAGGCCTGAACTCCAAGGGTTCCGACCAACCAGTGGTTAACCTGCACAACGATGTGCCGGTGATCACTGTTGTCGCCAACACCCTGGAAGAAAACTCGGCCGTAGAAGGCACCGTCGCCGGTACCTTCGTTGCCAAAGACGAAGAGACGCCACGTGATGGCCTGACCATCAGCTTTACGCCGGGCAGCAACACGCAGGGTTACTACGCCATCGTTGGCAACAACGTTGTGCTGACCAAAGAAGGTGCTGACTTCGTCAATGCTGGCAACCAGCTGCCGAAGATCGACCTGACCGTTACTGATCCTGAAGGTCTGAACTCCAAAGGTTCCGACCAGCCAGTGGTCAACCTGCATAACGATGTGCCGGTGATCACTGTTGTTGCTAACACCCTGGAAGAAAACTCGGCCGTAGAAGGCACCGTCGCCGGTACCTTCGTTGCCAAAGATGAAGAAACCCCACGTGATGGCCTGACCATCAGCTTCACGCCGGGCAGCAACGACGCGGGCTACTACGCCATCGTTGGCAACAACGTTGTGCTGACCAAAGAAGGTGCTGACTTCGTCAATGCTGGCAACCAGCTGCCGAAGATCGACCTGACCGTTACTGATCCTGAAGGTCTGAACTCCAAAGGTTCCGACCAACCAGTGGTTAACCTGCACAACGACGTGCCGGTGATCACCGTTGTCGCCAACACCCTGGAAGAAAACTCGGCCGTAGAAGGCACCGTCGCCGGTACCTTCGTTGCCAAAGACGAAGAGACTCCACGTGACGGCCTGACCATCAGCTTCACGCCGGGCACCAACACGCAGGGTTACTACGCCATCGTTGGCAACAACGTTGTGCTGACCAAAGAAGGTGCTGACTTCGTCAATGCTGGCAACCAGCTGCCGAAGATCGACCTGACCGTTACTGATCCTGAAGGTCTGAACTCCAAAGGTTCCGACCAGCCAGTGGTCAACCTGCATAACGATGTGCCGGTGATCACTGTTGTTGCTAACACCCTGGAAGAAAACTCGGCCGTAGAAGCACCGTCGCCGGTACCTTCGTTGCCAAAGATGAAGAACCCCACGGATGGCCTGACCATCAGCTTCACGCCGGGCAGCAACGACGCGGGCTACTACGCCATCGTTGGCAACAACGTTGTGCTGACCAAAGAAGTGCTGACTTCGTCAATGCTGGCAACCAGCTGCCGAAGATCGACCTGA